In Candidatus Saccharibacteria bacterium oral taxon 488, a single window of DNA contains:
- a CDS encoding glutamate--tRNA ligase, translating into MTTRTRFAPSPTGFLHVGGIRTALFAFLVARQAGGQFILRLEDTDKVREVAGSREHLIASLKALHLDYDEGPDIGGPHGPYVQSQRLEHYRQWAQKLIDAGHAYADPYTPEQIQAFRDTAQAEKRAFRYRDHRPDNPPEWDGTMPLRFKAEPKSYTYHDEVMGDVTTSPEVVDDFILIKSDGYPTYNFAHIIDDAEMNITHVIRGQEFISSMPNYLALYEALGLPRPVFAHLPHIMNEQGNKKLGKRDGAKDVLDYIRDGYLPEALDSFIATMGWNDGTEQETFTMDELIAKFSLDRVQRSGARFDEKRLLWTNGQFIRSLTLDDLAGRVNDFWPDSAAGADEEYRRRVLALAQDRLKTLRDLGGFGYFFAEPEINMELIDSNKQLKKLSEHERRELLETAQRELATLSKWTPDAIQVRLNELLEITGQKPGILFSLIRIAITWAPFSPQLNDTLALIGRERTLARLERGIAAFSAGVI; encoded by the coding sequence ATGACTACACGCACTCGTTTCGCACCCTCGCCAACAGGGTTTTTGCACGTTGGCGGCATTCGCACGGCACTATTTGCTTTTCTCGTCGCCCGGCAGGCCGGTGGGCAATTTATCCTGCGCCTCGAGGACACTGACAAGGTCCGCGAGGTTGCCGGCAGCCGCGAACACCTCATCGCCAGTCTCAAGGCACTGCACCTCGACTACGACGAAGGCCCGGACATTGGCGGGCCACACGGGCCGTACGTCCAAAGCCAGCGGCTCGAGCATTACCGCCAGTGGGCGCAGAAACTAATCGACGCTGGACACGCCTACGCTGATCCCTACACACCCGAGCAAATCCAAGCATTTCGTGACACCGCCCAGGCCGAGAAGCGCGCCTTCCGCTACCGCGACCATCGCCCTGACAATCCGCCGGAGTGGGACGGCACCATGCCGCTGCGCTTCAAGGCTGAGCCCAAAAGCTACACCTACCACGACGAGGTCATGGGTGACGTCACCACCAGCCCCGAGGTCGTTGACGACTTCATCCTCATCAAGTCTGATGGCTACCCGACCTACAATTTTGCCCATATCATCGACGACGCCGAGATGAATATCACCCACGTCATTCGCGGCCAAGAGTTTATCTCGAGCATGCCAAATTATCTGGCACTCTACGAAGCGCTCGGTCTGCCGCGGCCGGTTTTTGCACACCTGCCACACATCATGAACGAGCAGGGCAACAAGAAATTAGGCAAACGCGACGGCGCCAAAGACGTGCTGGATTATATCCGTGACGGCTATCTACCAGAGGCGCTGGATAGCTTTATCGCCACCATGGGCTGGAACGACGGCACCGAGCAAGAGACCTTCACCATGGATGAGTTGATCGCTAAGTTCAGCCTCGACCGCGTGCAGCGCTCGGGCGCTCGCTTTGACGAAAAGCGACTGCTGTGGACGAATGGGCAGTTTATCCGGTCACTGACGCTGGATGACTTAGCTGGGCGAGTCAATGATTTTTGGCCGGACAGTGCCGCCGGAGCGGACGAGGAATATCGCCGACGCGTCCTAGCTCTGGCTCAAGACCGATTAAAAACCCTGCGTGATCTTGGCGGATTTGGCTACTTTTTCGCGGAGCCTGAGATTAACATGGAGCTCATCGACAGCAACAAACAGCTTAAGAAATTGTCTGAGCATGAGCGGCGCGAATTACTAGAAACTGCTCAGCGCGAGCTCGCCACGCTCAGCAAGTGGACACCAGACGCAATTCAAGTCCGGCTGAACGAACTGCTAGAAATCACCGGCCAAAAGCCCGGCATTCTCTTTAGCCTCATCCGCATCGCCATCACCTGGGCGCCGTTCAGCCCGCAGCTCAACGATACGCTGGCACTGATCGGCCGCGAGCGCACGTTGGCGCGACTTGAGCGGGGAATTGCTGCGTTCTCGGCGGGCGTAATCTAG
- a CDS encoding DUF3048 domain-containing protein codes for MHIKNPRPATAAQKPTVKSAKLEPASPNAPAKKRSFGQWCKKHLWAIVLITASLVIAGIFIVAINSVQHDGGLPFFAAKKKPTKFYSPLTGLEAADEAATKQPVTAVMIENSPDARPQSGLSRAGIVYEAVAEGGITRFLAVYQGAKPSLIGPVRSLRLYYLSWGAQYQASIAHVGGSPNALDTVRSGSYRDIDQFFNGGSYWRVSDRRAPHNVYTSGEKLDALNASKGFKESSFTGFKRGDGKPVETPNATTIQLNFSSGMYNTAYAYDKATNTYKRSLAGAPHADREGGQIAPRVVIALEAPLERRVGPDGYEDTVTIGSGKATVFQNGTATAVTWKKDSLTAPLKLLDENGKDFTLGRGQTWIGVFTPGRGSVTWR; via the coding sequence ATGCACATCAAGAATCCTCGCCCAGCCACCGCGGCCCAAAAACCGACGGTAAAATCAGCTAAACTTGAGCCGGCATCACCAAACGCCCCGGCTAAAAAACGCTCGTTTGGGCAGTGGTGCAAGAAGCACTTGTGGGCGATTGTCCTCATCACCGCCTCGCTGGTTATCGCTGGTATTTTCATCGTCGCTATCAATTCTGTCCAGCACGACGGCGGTCTACCGTTTTTCGCCGCCAAGAAAAAGCCAACTAAATTCTACTCACCACTCACCGGCCTCGAGGCTGCTGATGAAGCAGCCACCAAGCAACCCGTCACCGCCGTCATGATCGAGAACAGCCCCGACGCTCGCCCACAGTCCGGCCTATCGAGAGCTGGCATCGTCTACGAGGCCGTCGCCGAGGGTGGCATTACGCGCTTCCTCGCCGTTTATCAGGGCGCCAAGCCCAGCCTCATCGGCCCAGTTCGTAGCCTCCGCCTCTATTACCTCAGCTGGGGCGCACAGTATCAAGCCTCCATCGCCCACGTCGGCGGCAGCCCGAACGCTCTCGATACCGTTCGCAGCGGCAGCTACCGCGACATCGACCAATTCTTTAACGGCGGCAGTTATTGGCGAGTTAGCGACCGCCGCGCCCCACACAATGTCTACACATCCGGTGAGAAACTTGACGCCCTGAATGCTAGTAAAGGTTTCAAAGAATCATCATTTACCGGTTTCAAGCGTGGTGATGGCAAGCCGGTCGAGACACCAAATGCCACCACTATCCAGCTCAATTTTAGCAGCGGCATGTACAACACCGCTTACGCCTATGACAAAGCGACCAACACCTACAAACGCTCGCTAGCTGGCGCACCGCACGCCGACCGGGAAGGTGGCCAGATCGCCCCACGCGTGGTCATCGCTCTCGAAGCACCGCTCGAGCGACGCGTCGGGCCAGATGGCTACGAGGACACCGTCACCATTGGCTCGGGCAAGGCGACCGTCTTCCAAAACGGCACCGCTACGGCTGTCACCTGGAAGAAAGACAGCCTCACCGCACCGCTCAAACTGCTTGACGAAAATGGCAAAGATTTTACCCTGGGTCGCGGCCAAACATGGATCGGCGTGTTTACGCCCGGGCGGGGATCCGTCACGTGGCGATGA
- a CDS encoding HAD-IB family hydrolase, which produces MKQQKFAVFDIDGTLIRGGLYRQLVLGLIDAGAIPEVHASIIQQKLLSWKRRESKDAYDEYELSLVNAISRSLADIPTAVFDEVASSIAERELDHVYTYTRHRLRELKQAGYFLIAISGSQQELVEPFAKKYGFDAWAAQVYERQGDTFTGTITTKTYTNKDKILQGIIDKHGLTLAGSYAFGDSEGDRHLLAMVEHPVVFNPTEKLLEIAKTNSWPIVLERKSVVFELEKGERGYLLAQAGKI; this is translated from the coding sequence ATGAAGCAGCAGAAATTCGCGGTTTTTGACATCGACGGCACGCTCATTCGCGGCGGGCTGTACCGGCAATTGGTGCTTGGGCTGATTGATGCTGGCGCCATCCCCGAAGTCCACGCCTCGATCATTCAGCAAAAATTACTCAGCTGGAAACGGCGAGAGTCAAAAGACGCCTACGACGAGTACGAACTGAGTTTGGTCAATGCTATCTCTCGTTCGCTGGCTGACATCCCGACCGCGGTGTTCGACGAGGTGGCAAGCAGTATCGCCGAGAGGGAGCTCGACCACGTCTACACCTACACACGGCATCGCCTGCGCGAGCTAAAGCAAGCGGGCTACTTCCTAATCGCTATCTCTGGCTCGCAGCAGGAGCTGGTCGAGCCATTTGCTAAAAAATACGGCTTTGATGCCTGGGCGGCCCAGGTGTATGAACGGCAGGGCGATACCTTTACCGGTACAATTACCACCAAGACGTATACCAATAAAGACAAGATCCTCCAGGGAATCATTGATAAGCACGGGCTAACGCTTGCTGGCAGTTATGCGTTTGGCGACAGCGAGGGCGACCGGCACCTCCTGGCGATGGTTGAACACCCCGTTGTCTTTAATCCCACGGAAAAGCTGCTCGAAATTGCCAAAACCAACAGCTGGCCAATTGTCCTGGAGCGTAAAAGCGTGGTGTTTGAACTCGAGAAAGGCGAACGTGGATACCTTTTGGCGCAAGCAGGAAAAATCTAA
- a CDS encoding DUF4367 domain-containing protein gives MNKQIIHKTVHKTAGQKSTTLSRRHVAAPSHAKRRLASRLDITRNTSVPMSVHVNKFAPSMPSVQPQPTRRDRPAEPHPTMVRAQARATQQPHQTTRTATRRSPATSHHHSTRIVKPNQTPAKQHPATLAPKPAAVLKHEAITEALQRATTPPKAPRRAKKPKSRIGRWLQVASVGLAIMLIGGYFTYLGMPNISTRIAAIQSGVNAKYPGYRPSGYALSGPITFKSGEVRMKFAYADGGQSYTITQQKSSLNSAALKETLTADGGEVQTTTAGGLTIYNTDRTASWINGGVLYQITLGGALSSEQVTKIATSL, from the coding sequence ATGAACAAACAAATCATCCATAAAACCGTCCACAAAACTGCCGGCCAAAAATCAACGACACTCAGTCGCCGCCATGTCGCCGCGCCGTCACATGCCAAGCGTCGCCTGGCCAGTCGCCTCGACATCACGCGCAACACCTCCGTCCCGATGAGTGTTCATGTCAATAAATTTGCGCCGAGCATGCCGAGTGTCCAGCCGCAGCCAACCAGGCGTGACCGTCCTGCCGAACCGCACCCGACCATGGTGCGCGCTCAAGCTCGTGCTACCCAACAGCCTCATCAGACCACCCGAACTGCAACTCGCCGCAGTCCAGCCACATCACACCATCACTCGACTCGTATCGTTAAACCAAATCAAACTCCAGCCAAACAGCATCCGGCGACCCTCGCGCCCAAGCCAGCCGCCGTTCTCAAGCATGAAGCCATCACCGAAGCCCTGCAGCGTGCAACCACCCCGCCAAAAGCGCCGCGCCGCGCCAAAAAACCAAAGAGTCGCATCGGTCGCTGGCTGCAAGTCGCCTCCGTCGGCCTGGCCATCATGCTGATCGGTGGCTATTTCACCTACCTCGGTATGCCCAACATCTCCACCCGCATCGCCGCCATCCAATCTGGTGTCAACGCCAAATATCCAGGTTACCGCCCAAGTGGCTATGCACTGAGTGGCCCAATTACCTTTAAGAGCGGGGAAGTCCGCATGAAATTTGCCTACGCTGACGGCGGCCAATCCTACACCATCACCCAGCAAAAAAGTTCGCTCAATTCCGCCGCCCTCAAAGAAACTCTGACAGCTGACGGCGGCGAAGTCCAAACTACCACCGCCGGCGGTCTGACTATTTACAACACCGACCGGACGGCCAGCTGGATCAATGGCGGCGTCCTCTACCAAATCACCCTCGGCGGGGCATTGTCAAGCGAGCAAGTCACCAAAATCGCCACTAGTTTATAA
- a CDS encoding HAMP domain-containing histidine kinase, giving the protein MDRRVYARAGIRHVAMTAGGTSICSFRRYHRRMLFACALTGQAAMALVSGVVLNITGLTSWNHPAFWLITGAIFIVGSLFSTMLTIIAGRPLDNILTALIHKRGERTTRPLPNPNAEQYAKTGFKTVLELIYDEPTQPAPPPSPDALLTQALNHTSCGIVVLDPAKRIISANKAAPIATDADGQPYLALDFLNEQSLTAWLSDADARQVSAERTWRRVATTNGAFKKTRFFDIIASYQKDAPGETVIVLIDRSAQYLPEEEDLNFISFAAHELRGPITIIRGYLDVLAEELAGRLKGDEPQLLARLTVSANRLSGYINNILNVAKFDRHHLSIHLAEDSLSDIYGSIADDMQLRASTQHRLLNISIPSDLPTVAADRSSISEVISNLIDNAIKYSFEGGTVSVSAEQKGDVIEVSVADNGVGMPPSVVKNLFHKFYRSHRSRETVSGTGIGLYICKAFIESHGGHITARSKENEGSVFSFTVPVYAAVKDKLLEDGQLNRNLIRQGGGWIKNHAMYRG; this is encoded by the coding sequence ATGGATCGGCGTGTTTACGCCCGGGCGGGGATCCGTCACGTGGCGATGACAGCTGGCGGCACGTCAATTTGCAGCTTTCGACGATACCACCGGCGCATGTTGTTCGCTTGTGCGCTCACCGGGCAGGCAGCCATGGCGCTCGTTAGCGGTGTCGTCCTCAATATCACTGGTCTTACCTCGTGGAATCACCCAGCATTCTGGTTAATTACTGGTGCGATTTTCATCGTCGGCAGTCTTTTTTCGACCATGTTGACCATCATTGCCGGTCGGCCGCTTGATAATATCTTGACTGCGCTGATCCATAAACGCGGTGAGCGCACCACCAGGCCACTACCAAATCCGAACGCCGAGCAATACGCTAAAACCGGCTTCAAGACCGTTCTTGAACTTATCTATGACGAACCAACCCAGCCCGCACCGCCGCCAAGTCCCGACGCGCTGCTAACCCAGGCGCTTAACCACACCAGCTGCGGCATCGTTGTCCTCGACCCCGCCAAGCGTATCATCTCCGCCAACAAGGCTGCACCAATTGCCACTGACGCCGACGGCCAGCCGTATCTGGCGCTGGATTTTCTCAACGAGCAGTCGCTCACAGCCTGGCTCAGCGACGCCGACGCCCGCCAAGTCTCCGCCGAGCGTACCTGGCGCCGCGTCGCCACCACCAACGGTGCCTTCAAAAAAACTCGCTTCTTTGACATCATTGCCTCCTACCAAAAAGACGCACCCGGCGAGACCGTCATCGTCCTCATCGACCGCTCAGCCCAATACCTACCCGAGGAAGAAGACCTCAATTTCATCTCCTTCGCCGCCCACGAACTCCGCGGCCCGATCACCATCATCCGCGGCTATCTCGACGTCCTCGCCGAGGAGCTAGCCGGCCGCCTGAAAGGTGACGAGCCGCAGCTACTAGCACGGCTGACGGTCTCCGCCAACCGCCTGTCTGGCTATATCAACAATATCCTCAACGTCGCTAAGTTCGACCGCCACCACCTCAGCATCCACCTCGCTGAGGACTCGCTGTCTGACATCTATGGCTCGATCGCCGACGACATGCAGCTGCGCGCGTCGACGCAGCACCGCTTGCTCAATATCAGCATCCCAAGCGACCTGCCGACTGTCGCTGCCGACCGCTCCAGTATTAGCGAGGTCATTTCCAACCTCATCGACAACGCCATCAAATACAGTTTCGAGGGCGGCACTGTCTCGGTCAGTGCCGAACAAAAGGGCGATGTTATCGAAGTCTCCGTCGCCGATAACGGCGTCGGCATGCCACCGAGCGTCGTCAAAAATCTATTTCACAAATTCTACCGCTCGCACCGCAGCCGCGAGACCGTTTCTGGCACCGGCATCGGCCTCTACATCTGCAAGGCCTTTATTGAGAGTCACGGCGGCCACATCACCGCGCGCTCCAAAGAGAACGAAGGCTCGGTCTTTTCGTTTACCGTGCCGGTGTACGCCGCCGTCAAGGACAAGCTGCTCGAGGACGGACAGCTCAATCGCAATCTGATTCGCCAGGGCGGTGGCTGGATAAAAAATCACGCTATGTATCGAGGATAA
- a CDS encoding response regulator, producing MAIKTILCVEDDRFIGEMYVRSLQKAGYDVTWVVDGNDGLVMARSQPFDLIILDLMLPEQRGDQILDALRSDDTDLIPESKILIMTNFEQDDATKSAIMNRVDGYLIKADITPRKLIDVVNKMG from the coding sequence ATGGCGATCAAAACAATCTTGTGCGTTGAGGACGACCGCTTTATCGGCGAGATGTATGTGCGCAGCCTGCAAAAAGCTGGCTATGACGTGACCTGGGTGGTTGATGGTAATGATGGGCTGGTTATGGCCCGGAGTCAGCCGTTTGACTTGATCATCCTTGATTTAATGCTGCCCGAACAGCGCGGCGACCAAATTTTGGACGCTCTGCGCTCTGATGATACTGACTTGATTCCAGAGAGCAAAATCCTCATTATGACGAACTTTGAGCAGGACGATGCCACCAAATCCGCCATCATGAACCGCGTCGACGGCTACCTCATCAAGGCCGACATCACACCCCGCAAGCTGATCGACGTCGTCAACAAGATGGGCTAG
- a CDS encoding sortase: MNPHDDQFGRRVGAPISSQPRPLTPPPRDYSGSQAAAANVIRDQINAIYGGRGTESTPHTTPVVQPHPIEQPHPEPTERTTVTPPPRTPSPHALNTAPPAAQPTQPTTAPSPAQLAQATKSPQPQSANKSTDKPTAAPPTTQPQPAAPAKTPTHQPQITADQWKQYHTSWQKYYQMYYERYYASHLDQKQQEFNRLVQSARDANTAATPAMTDMLSAQSPIKRLRAQIQQTVRDKAKKVTKSRHFIPALAGVLVLLAFVFLQYNRVLFGIAAAYTTPGNVDPQNIIVNPASSTTVGPDPRLIIPKLNVDVPVIYGVNAADHNAQMKAMEKGAAHFAIAGANAVPGQVGNAVFSAHSSNDAFAPGDHKFVFAQNEKLVKDDIIYMHYQGKRYTYAVTKKEVVMPNEVSRVQIQTDKPMLTLISCVPLGTAEKRLLVFAEQISPDPSGATKSTEPVTTRSAAIPGKPSPTLLERLFGAKE; the protein is encoded by the coding sequence ATGAATCCACATGACGATCAGTTTGGCAGGCGAGTGGGAGCGCCAATCTCGAGTCAACCTCGTCCACTGACGCCGCCGCCACGTGATTATTCCGGCTCGCAAGCTGCTGCCGCCAATGTTATTCGTGATCAAATCAATGCTATTTACGGCGGTCGCGGCACCGAATCAACGCCACACACCACACCGGTGGTTCAACCGCACCCTATAGAGCAGCCACATCCAGAACCGACCGAGCGCACCACTGTCACGCCGCCACCGCGCACGCCAAGCCCGCACGCCCTGAACACCGCGCCACCGGCAGCTCAACCGACCCAGCCGACCACAGCACCATCTCCTGCTCAGCTCGCTCAAGCCACCAAGTCACCTCAGCCCCAGTCAGCGAACAAGTCAACGGATAAGCCCACCGCCGCGCCACCAACCACACAGCCGCAGCCGGCCGCCCCGGCAAAAACTCCCACTCATCAGCCGCAAATCACCGCCGATCAGTGGAAGCAGTACCACACTTCATGGCAAAAATACTACCAGATGTACTACGAGCGCTATTATGCCTCACACCTTGACCAAAAGCAGCAGGAGTTTAACCGGCTGGTCCAGTCTGCTCGCGACGCTAACACCGCCGCCACACCGGCCATGACCGATATGTTGTCCGCCCAAAGCCCCATCAAGCGCCTTCGTGCTCAGATCCAACAGACCGTCCGCGACAAGGCCAAAAAAGTCACCAAATCACGCCATTTCATCCCGGCACTGGCGGGTGTATTGGTACTGCTAGCGTTCGTCTTTTTGCAGTACAACCGCGTTCTGTTTGGCATCGCCGCCGCCTACACCACCCCAGGTAATGTTGATCCACAAAACATCATCGTCAATCCAGCAAGTAGCACCACTGTCGGCCCCGACCCACGGCTGATCATCCCTAAACTCAACGTTGATGTGCCGGTCATTTATGGCGTCAATGCGGCCGACCATAACGCTCAAATGAAAGCAATGGAGAAAGGCGCTGCTCACTTCGCGATCGCTGGCGCTAACGCTGTACCCGGCCAAGTCGGCAATGCTGTATTCTCGGCACACTCTTCTAACGATGCCTTTGCGCCCGGTGACCACAAGTTTGTCTTTGCTCAAAACGAAAAGCTGGTCAAAGACGACATCATCTACATGCACTACCAGGGCAAGCGCTACACCTACGCCGTCACCAAGAAAGAAGTCGTTATGCCAAACGAGGTCAGCCGTGTCCAAATTCAAACCGATAAGCCGATGCTCACTTTGATCAGCTGTGTACCGCTTGGCACCGCCGAAAAACGCTTGCTGGTCTTTGCCGAGCAAATCAGCCCCGACCCATCTGGCGCCACCAAATCAACCGAGCCAGTCACTACCCGGTCCGCCGCTATCCCGGGTAAGCCATCACCAACACTGCTCGAGCGATTATTTGGCGCCAAGGAATAA
- a CDS encoding PEGA domain-containing protein yields the protein MYRKQKRGLELARRTLIYTIMVLTVCILAFILIFHTLGYQLNLKTQTVEQRALVQYDSRPQGARVFVDGMELGKTHIKGMLPEGQHQFSMRLDGYDEWRKVVEVKAGTLTWLSYARLVPSERVVSSVKEFSSLASVRFSPNWRFMLGVMQATDAPKIVWGDLRDSDKPKFNEVTLDTSVVAGYGGQATAHTFKIVEWDSGNRYAILKHTYAVEGQGEKVQWLKVDRENKTVVDIAKVIGLELKDVRFLGESGNELYILQSSGELRRADLNAATISAPLISHVQSFSVYGTDYITYVGTNGTSKLQLAGIWRKDWTEPVVVRRQTEAEASTPLMIKFSRYDNKDVLVVGLGSAVTLHMGAALDGSSSSASKLLSRVKSIAAGKPLTELDLSGTGRFVLMRTTAGFMSYDIERQSVSHDTALPTGTTLDWLDDYHVWSVEGGKLVMREFDGANQSTMLEASEGFDASLSHDGDWLYAFRRADNGTVTMSRLRMTIKR from the coding sequence ATGTATCGAAAACAAAAGCGTGGTCTAGAACTTGCTCGGAGGACACTGATTTATACCATTATGGTGCTGACGGTGTGTATATTGGCGTTCATTTTGATTTTTCATACGCTTGGCTATCAGCTGAATCTTAAGACGCAGACGGTTGAGCAGCGGGCGCTGGTGCAGTATGATTCGCGGCCGCAAGGCGCACGGGTGTTTGTCGATGGCATGGAGCTTGGCAAGACGCATATCAAGGGCATGCTTCCTGAGGGGCAGCATCAATTTTCCATGCGCCTGGATGGCTATGACGAGTGGCGCAAGGTCGTCGAGGTTAAGGCCGGGACACTGACCTGGCTATCATATGCGCGGCTGGTGCCGAGTGAGCGGGTGGTGAGTTCGGTCAAGGAATTTTCGTCGCTGGCCTCGGTGCGATTTTCGCCAAATTGGCGGTTCATGTTGGGCGTGATGCAAGCGACCGATGCGCCGAAGATCGTCTGGGGCGATTTGCGCGATTCGGATAAGCCAAAGTTTAATGAGGTGACATTGGATACGTCGGTGGTGGCGGGTTACGGCGGCCAGGCGACGGCGCACACGTTTAAGATTGTTGAGTGGGATTCGGGTAATCGCTACGCCATTCTCAAACACACCTACGCGGTCGAAGGCCAAGGCGAAAAAGTCCAGTGGCTGAAAGTCGACCGCGAGAATAAGACAGTGGTTGACATCGCGAAAGTGATCGGGCTGGAACTAAAAGATGTGCGCTTCCTCGGTGAGAGCGGCAACGAACTATACATACTACAGTCGAGCGGCGAACTGCGGCGAGCGGACCTCAATGCCGCGACGATTTCTGCGCCGCTGATCAGTCATGTACAGTCATTCTCGGTGTATGGCACGGATTATATCACCTACGTCGGGACGAATGGCACGAGCAAGCTGCAGCTGGCGGGCATTTGGCGCAAGGACTGGACTGAGCCAGTGGTCGTGCGGCGACAGACTGAGGCGGAGGCCTCGACGCCGTTGATGATTAAGTTTTCGCGCTATGATAACAAGGACGTGCTGGTGGTCGGCCTTGGCTCGGCAGTGACGCTGCACATGGGCGCGGCGCTGGACGGGTCGAGTTCGTCGGCGTCAAAGCTACTGAGCCGCGTCAAGTCGATCGCTGCCGGTAAACCACTGACCGAGCTGGATCTGAGCGGTACCGGGCGGTTCGTCTTGATGCGAACGACGGCTGGCTTTATGAGTTATGATATTGAGCGGCAATCGGTGTCGCATGATACGGCACTGCCGACGGGAACGACGCTTGATTGGCTGGATGATTATCACGTGTGGAGCGTCGAGGGCGGCAAGCTGGTGATGCGCGAGTTCGACGGTGCTAATCAGTCGACAATGCTGGAGGCCAGCGAAGGGTTTGACGCGTCACTGTCGCACGATGGTGACTGGCTGTATGCGTTCCGCCGAGCCGATAACGGCACGGTGACGATGTCGCGGCTACGGATGACGATCAAGCGCTAA